A window from Dissulfurirhabdus thermomarina encodes these proteins:
- a CDS encoding Ig-like domain-containing protein, with the protein MKKSPIRPLSLLFLSFLCLSASSFAAGPPDLKHGAGHIIAAGGGHSFAIRQDGSLWAWGENRFGQLGDGTKTDRPAPVKVLDKVAAVAAGPRHTLAIRQDGSLWAWGENRFGQLGDGTKTDRPAPVKVLDKVAAVAAGERHSLAVTRDGKLYAWGANDYGQLGDGSFTSRLRPVEVMTRVRAVAAGPDHSFAIKKDDTLWAWGKNYDGQLGDGSRSKKNKPVRVLLRVAAVATGQYHTLALKTDGSVWAWGLGNYGQVGDGTDERRLQPVKVLDGAVWIAAGDYHSLAVRKDGSLWAWGWNRFGQVGTGAAKVLKPARVATGVVAATGGAGHTVALLKDGTVAAWGLNEAGQLGTGGGAGGPKPRPVLSYSNVADLSVSLEDRLTLKEDTSATKSFSAKTSTGKPVSPSVASPPAHGKLVLTATTFTYVPAKDFSGTDAFALNFKDPKGRMVQRRVSVTVVPVDDPPVIAPVRVAAALKPGEVKRYPLKATDVDSRDISFVFTDRSGRETTPAVKGLGLSIAGGQLVLQAPAKAAGKVTLGDLQVRAKAGGQVSANFVALPAAVTVSEEQPPPPAAPSALQVVAVGLHHSLLVKKDGSLWAWGRNDYGQLGDGTTTNRTRPVRVMTGVAGVAAGAYHSFAVKKDGSLWAWGRNDASQLGDGTTAGRTRPVRVMTGVVDVAAGAEYSFAVKKDGSLWAWGGNSLGQLGDGSRKDRARPVQILAGISRVDTRSYYYFGTEKARSFAVKADGWLLGWGDNDYGQLGDGSRAGRPTPRRITQGVVDVATGNYHTLALTRDRVVLAWGRNNFGQFGNGSTADKPWPAKAIYNVVAIAAGDEHSFAIRDDGTLWAWGHNNNAQLGFGDTKDRHSPKKLMEGVAAVATAPGWGHTLVVKRDGTVWAWGRNNYGQVGNGSTADVLRPVQVLSGAAVR; encoded by the coding sequence ATGAAAAAATCTCCGATCCGGCCCCTCTCCCTCCTTTTCCTCTCCTTTCTCTGCCTTTCCGCCTCTTCCTTCGCCGCCGGCCCGCCCGACCTCAAGCATGGGGCCGGCCACATCATCGCCGCAGGGGGCGGCCATTCCTTCGCCATCCGCCAGGACGGCTCCCTCTGGGCCTGGGGAGAGAACCGGTTCGGGCAACTCGGCGACGGCACCAAGACCGACCGGCCGGCCCCCGTCAAGGTCCTGGACAAGGTGGCCGCCGTGGCGGCGGGCCCCCGGCACACCCTGGCCATCCGCCAGGACGGCTCCCTCTGGGCCTGGGGAGAGAACCGGTTCGGGCAGCTCGGCGACGGCACCAAGACCGACCGGCCGGCCCCCGTCAAGGTCTTGGACAAGGTGGCCGCCGTGGCGGCGGGTGAACGCCATTCCCTGGCCGTCACCCGGGACGGGAAGCTCTACGCCTGGGGCGCCAACGACTACGGGCAGCTCGGCGACGGCAGCTTCACCTCCCGGCTCCGCCCGGTGGAGGTCATGACCCGGGTCCGGGCCGTGGCCGCCGGGCCGGACCATTCCTTCGCCATCAAGAAGGACGACACCCTCTGGGCCTGGGGCAAGAACTACGACGGGCAGCTCGGCGACGGCTCCCGCTCCAAGAAGAACAAGCCCGTTCGGGTCCTCCTCCGCGTGGCCGCCGTGGCCACCGGCCAGTACCACACCCTGGCTCTCAAGACCGACGGCTCCGTCTGGGCGTGGGGACTCGGCAACTACGGGCAGGTCGGGGACGGCACCGACGAGCGCCGCCTCCAGCCCGTCAAGGTCCTGGACGGGGCCGTCTGGATCGCCGCCGGCGACTACCACTCCCTGGCGGTCCGGAAGGACGGCTCTCTCTGGGCCTGGGGCTGGAACCGATTCGGGCAAGTGGGGACCGGTGCCGCCAAGGTGCTCAAGCCCGCCCGCGTGGCTACCGGCGTGGTGGCCGCCACCGGTGGAGCGGGCCACACCGTGGCCCTCCTCAAGGACGGGACGGTGGCGGCCTGGGGGCTCAACGAGGCGGGCCAGCTCGGCACGGGGGGCGGCGCCGGCGGGCCGAAGCCGCGGCCCGTGCTGAGCTACTCCAACGTGGCCGACCTCTCGGTGAGCCTCGAAGACCGCCTGACCCTCAAGGAGGACACCAGCGCCACGAAGTCCTTCAGCGCCAAGACCTCCACTGGGAAGCCCGTGTCCCCCTCCGTGGCCTCGCCGCCCGCCCACGGGAAACTCGTGCTCACGGCGACCACCTTCACCTACGTACCCGCCAAGGACTTCAGCGGCACGGACGCCTTCGCCCTGAACTTCAAGGATCCCAAGGGCCGGATGGTCCAACGGCGGGTCTCCGTCACCGTGGTCCCGGTGGACGACCCGCCGGTGATCGCCCCCGTCCGGGTGGCCGCCGCCTTGAAGCCGGGCGAGGTCAAGCGCTACCCCCTCAAGGCCACCGACGTGGACTCGAGGGACATCTCCTTCGTCTTCACCGACCGGAGCGGCCGGGAGACCACTCCCGCCGTCAAGGGCCTCGGGCTCTCCATCGCCGGCGGCCAACTCGTCCTCCAGGCGCCGGCCAAGGCCGCCGGCAAGGTCACCCTCGGTGACCTCCAGGTCCGGGCCAAGGCCGGCGGCCAGGTCTCGGCCAACTTCGTGGCCCTGCCCGCCGCCGTCACCGTGTCCGAGGAGCAGCCGCCCCCGCCGGCCGCGCCCTCCGCCCTCCAGGTGGTGGCCGTCGGGCTCCACCATTCTCTCCTCGTCAAGAAGGACGGCTCCCTCTGGGCCTGGGGCCGAAACGACTACGGCCAACTCGGCGACGGCACCACCACCAACCGGACCCGGCCCGTCCGGGTCATGACCGGCGTGGCGGGCGTGGCGGCCGGGGCCTACCATTCCTTCGCCGTCAAGAAGGACGGCTCCCTCTGGGCCTGGGGCCGAAACGACGCCAGCCAGCTCGGCGACGGCACCACCGCCGGCCGTACCCGGCCCGTCCGGGTCATGACCGGCGTGGTGGACGTGGCGGCCGGGGCCGAGTATTCCTTCGCCGTCAAGAAGGACGGCTCCCTCTGGGCCTGGGGCGGCAACAGCCTCGGCCAGCTCGGCGACGGCTCCCGGAAGGACCGCGCCCGCCCCGTCCAGATCCTGGCCGGCATCAGCCGGGTGGACACCCGGTCCTACTATTACTTCGGGACGGAGAAGGCCCGGAGCTTCGCGGTCAAGGCGGACGGCTGGCTCCTCGGGTGGGGTGACAACGACTACGGCCAGCTCGGCGACGGCTCCCGGGCGGGGAGACCCACCCCGCGCCGGATCACCCAGGGCGTGGTGGACGTCGCCACGGGCAACTACCACACCCTCGCCCTCACCCGCGACCGCGTGGTGCTGGCCTGGGGCCGGAACAACTTCGGCCAGTTCGGCAACGGCTCCACCGCCGACAAGCCCTGGCCCGCCAAGGCCATCTACAACGTGGTGGCCATCGCCGCGGGCGACGAACATTCCTTCGCCATCCGGGACGACGGGACCCTCTGGGCCTGGGGACACAACAACAACGCCCAGTTGGGCTTCGGCGACACCAAGGACCGACACTCCCCCAAGAAACTCATGGAGGGCGTGGCCGCCGTGGCCACCGCCCCCGGCTGGGGACACACCCTGGTGGTGAAACGGGACGGCACCGTCTGGGCCTGGGGCCGGAACAACTACGGCCAGGTCGGCAACGGCTCCACCGCCGACGTCCTCCGGCCGGTGCAGGTCCTCTCCGGGGCCGCCGTCCGCTAG
- a CDS encoding L-threonylcarbamoyladenylate synthase has product MDRTILGTSVEAAAGVLAGGGVVAYPTETTYGLGARLDRPAALDRVFRLKRRPLDKPLLVLVASRADLERLVVEIPPAAEDLMHRFWPGPLTLLLPARADLPRAVTADTGKVGVRISSHPVAAALAAAAGVPVTATSANRSGEPPALTAGEVVERFGVEGETLAYVLDGGRTPGGLPSTIVDVGPGGPRLVRPGAVPEGELGI; this is encoded by the coding sequence ATGGACCGGACAATCCTTGGGACCTCCGTCGAGGCGGCCGCCGGCGTCCTGGCCGGGGGCGGGGTGGTGGCCTACCCCACCGAGACGACCTACGGGCTGGGGGCCCGCCTCGACCGGCCGGCGGCCCTGGACCGCGTCTTCCGCCTCAAGCGCCGCCCCCTGGACAAGCCCCTGCTCGTGCTGGTGGCCTCGCGGGCGGACCTCGAACGCCTCGTCGTCGAGATCCCGCCCGCGGCCGAGGACCTCATGCACCGCTTCTGGCCCGGTCCCCTCACCCTCCTCCTGCCCGCGCGGGCGGACCTTCCCCGGGCGGTGACCGCCGACACGGGCAAGGTGGGGGTCCGGATCTCGAGCCATCCCGTGGCGGCGGCCCTGGCGGCGGCCGCCGGGGTGCCCGTCACGGCCACCAGCGCCAATCGGTCGGGCGAACCTCCCGCCCTCACGGCCGGGGAGGTCGTCGAGCGGTTTGGCGTGGAGGGGGAGACTCTCGCCTACGTCCTGGACGGCGGGCGCACCCCCGGAGGCCTGCCGTCCACCATCGTGGACGTGGGGCCGGGCGGCCCCAGGCTGGTGCGCCCGGGGGCCGTCCCGGAAGGGGAGCTGGGCATCTAG
- the purE gene encoding 5-(carboxyamino)imidazole ribonucleotide mutase, with the protein MADSTPVVGIVLGSGSDREVMEAARSVLEEFGVPCEMTVASAHRSPERAAAYARGAAGRGLKVLIAGAGMAAHLAGVLAAHTTLPVVGVPLAGSPLQGLDALLSTVQMPPGVPVATVALGAAGARNAAILAVQILALSDPRLAERLEAHKAAMAAAVERQAEELAS; encoded by the coding sequence ATGGCGGATTCGACACCCGTGGTGGGGATCGTGCTCGGCAGCGGGAGCGACCGGGAGGTCATGGAGGCGGCCCGGTCGGTGCTCGAGGAGTTCGGTGTCCCCTGCGAGATGACCGTGGCCTCGGCCCACCGCTCGCCGGAACGGGCCGCTGCCTACGCCCGCGGGGCGGCCGGCCGGGGCCTCAAGGTGCTCATCGCGGGGGCGGGGATGGCTGCGCACCTCGCCGGGGTGCTCGCAGCCCACACGACGCTTCCCGTGGTGGGGGTGCCGCTGGCCGGCTCCCCGCTCCAGGGCCTCGACGCCCTGCTCTCCACCGTCCAGATGCCCCCCGGCGTCCCGGTGGCCACCGTGGCGCTGGGCGCGGCCGGGGCGCGTAACGCCGCCATCCTCGCCGTCCAGATCCTGGCCTTGTCGGATCCCCGGCTGGCCGAACGCCTCGAGGCGCACAAGGCGGCCATGGCGGCCGCCGTGGAACGGCAGGCCGAAGAGTTGGCCTCCTGA
- the purD gene encoding phosphoribosylamine--glycine ligase, which produces MDRKRKVLVVGSGGREHALCWKLAASPRVGEVLCAPGNAGIQRHARCVPVGATDLDGLVALARSEGVDLTVVGPEAPLAAGLVDRFQAEGLRAFGPARAAARLEASKVFTKDLMARAGIPSAGYRVFEDLGAALAHIAGIETFPVVLKADGLAAGKGVIVARDRGEAEDAARLILEARAFGEAGRRLVVEDFLAGEEASFMAVTDGRTVLPLATSQDHKPVFDGDRGPNTGGMGAYSPAPVVTPAVFDAVMERIMRPTVAFMDREGCPYRGVLYGGLMIQEGEPRVLEFNCRFGDPEAQPILMRLRSDLMELFEAAEAGRLDEVRLEWDPRAAVCVVLASKGYPGGYEKGKVIHGLEEAAAMEDVMVFHAGTAMEDGRYVTAGGRVLGVTALGDDIQEAIHRAYQAVERISWEGMHYRTDIGAKAARHLGG; this is translated from the coding sequence ATGGATCGGAAGCGCAAGGTGCTCGTCGTGGGATCGGGGGGGCGCGAACACGCCCTCTGCTGGAAGCTCGCCGCCAGCCCGAGGGTCGGGGAGGTCCTCTGCGCCCCGGGCAACGCCGGTATTCAGCGGCATGCCCGCTGCGTCCCGGTTGGGGCCACCGACCTCGACGGCCTCGTGGCCCTGGCCCGGTCGGAGGGCGTGGATCTCACCGTGGTGGGGCCGGAGGCCCCCCTGGCGGCGGGGCTGGTGGACCGCTTCCAGGCCGAGGGCCTCCGGGCCTTCGGCCCGGCCCGGGCGGCGGCCCGGCTCGAGGCCAGCAAGGTCTTCACCAAGGACCTCATGGCCCGGGCGGGGATCCCCTCGGCCGGTTACCGGGTCTTCGAGGACCTGGGGGCGGCGCTCGCCCACATCGCCGGCATCGAGACCTTCCCGGTGGTGCTCAAGGCCGACGGGCTCGCCGCCGGCAAGGGCGTGATCGTGGCCCGCGACCGCGGGGAGGCCGAGGACGCCGCCCGGCTCATCCTCGAGGCGCGCGCCTTCGGGGAGGCCGGCCGCCGCCTCGTGGTGGAGGACTTCCTCGCCGGGGAGGAGGCTTCCTTCATGGCGGTCACCGATGGGCGGACGGTGTTGCCGCTGGCCACGTCGCAGGACCACAAGCCGGTCTTCGACGGCGACCGGGGGCCCAACACGGGCGGCATGGGGGCCTATTCCCCGGCCCCGGTGGTGACGCCGGCGGTCTTCGACGCCGTCATGGAACGGATCATGCGGCCCACGGTGGCCTTCATGGACCGGGAGGGGTGCCCCTACCGGGGCGTCCTCTACGGCGGCCTCATGATCCAGGAGGGCGAGCCCCGGGTGTTGGAGTTCAACTGCCGCTTCGGCGACCCGGAGGCCCAGCCCATCCTCATGAGGCTCCGGTCCGACCTCATGGAGCTGTTCGAGGCCGCGGAGGCGGGGCGGTTGGACGAGGTACGGCTCGAGTGGGATCCCCGGGCCGCCGTCTGCGTGGTGCTGGCCTCCAAGGGCTATCCCGGCGGCTACGAGAAGGGCAAGGTGATCCACGGGCTGGAGGAGGCGGCGGCCATGGAGGACGTCATGGTCTTCCACGCCGGGACGGCCATGGAGGACGGGCGCTACGTCACCGCCGGGGGGCGGGTGCTCGGGGTGACCGCCCTCGGCGACGACATCCAGGAGGCCATCCACCGGGCCTACCAGGCGGTGGAGCGGATCTCCTGGGAGGGCATGCACTACCGCACGGACATCGGGGCCAAGGCCGCCCGCCACCTGGGCGGGTAG
- a CDS encoding TetR/AcrR family transcriptional regulator, giving the protein MKISDKHDKIVQAAIRIFARNGFFNSRIAEIAKEANVADGTIYLYFNNKYDILITIFEEEIGKIIARVRQEVNTAADPREKLERFAQLHLSLVEENRDLAEVIQVELRQSSKFMKDYRNKKFAEYLNIISHIVREG; this is encoded by the coding sequence ATGAAGATCTCCGACAAACACGACAAGATCGTCCAGGCGGCCATCCGCATCTTCGCCCGGAACGGGTTCTTCAATTCCCGGATCGCCGAGATCGCCAAGGAAGCCAACGTGGCGGACGGGACCATCTACCTCTACTTCAACAATAAGTACGACATCCTCATCACCATCTTCGAGGAGGAGATCGGCAAGATCATCGCCCGGGTGCGCCAGGAGGTCAACACCGCCGCCGACCCCCGGGAAAAGCTCGAGCGCTTCGCCCAGCTCCACCTGAGCCTCGTGGAGGAGAACCGCGACCTGGCGGAGGTGATCCAGGTGGAACTCCGCCAGAGCAGCAAGTTCATGAAGGACTACCGCAACAAGAAGTTCGCGGAATACCTCAACATCATCTCTCATATCGTCCGCGAGGGCTAG
- a CDS encoding thioredoxin family protein, which produces MSARTIRIGRANVGLIGLERAMAEVAAEAGPGGLPPREAARRLLDRLTARNYVPDTAREEYLAALADLWRREHGEPAPEPASALTIRILGKDCVSCNRLEEMVRLVLDRWGVAADLDHVRDLDEIWRYGVFKTPALVVDGKVVCAGRLPPQAEVEGWLREAVAAARGGPAST; this is translated from the coding sequence ATGAGCGCACGGACCATTCGCATCGGAAGGGCCAACGTGGGGCTCATCGGCCTCGAGCGGGCCATGGCCGAGGTGGCGGCCGAGGCCGGTCCCGGGGGGCTGCCGCCCCGGGAGGCGGCCCGGCGGCTCCTCGACCGGCTCACCGCCCGGAACTACGTCCCGGACACCGCCCGCGAAGAGTACCTCGCGGCGCTGGCGGACCTCTGGCGCCGGGAGCACGGGGAGCCGGCGCCCGAACCCGCCTCCGCCCTCACCATCCGCATCCTGGGCAAGGACTGCGTCAGCTGCAACCGGCTCGAGGAGATGGTGCGCCTCGTCCTGGACCGCTGGGGTGTCGCCGCGGACCTCGACCACGTCCGGGACCTGGACGAGATCTGGCGCTACGGGGTCTTCAAGACCCCGGCCCTGGTGGTGGATGGAAAGGTGGTCTGCGCCGGGCGGCTGCCGCCCCAGGCAGAGGTGGAGGGCTGGCTGCGCGAGGCCGTGGCGGCCGCGCGGGGCGGGCCGGCCTCTACTTGA
- a CDS encoding nicotinamide mononucleotide transporter, which yields MTMETPQLIDAVVTWTLAGLSIIGAVLNIKKRRSGFAFYTVANVGWVVVDVYHGIYAQAALFVVFTGLSSWGWIEWGRKGWKGAGVPPVP from the coding sequence ATGACCATGGAGACGCCCCAACTCATCGACGCCGTCGTCACCTGGACCCTGGCCGGTCTCAGTATTATCGGCGCGGTCCTGAACATCAAGAAGCGGCGGTCGGGCTTTGCCTTCTACACCGTGGCCAACGTGGGCTGGGTCGTCGTGGACGTCTACCACGGGATCTACGCCCAGGCCGCCCTCTTCGTGGTCTTCACGGGGCTGTCCTCGTGGGGGTGGATCGAGTGGGGCCGCAAGGGCTGGAAGGGGGCCGGGGTGCCGCCCGTGCCCTGA
- a CDS encoding archease, whose product METFEHGADIGIRGRGPTLEAAFADAARALFSLVVTNLDAVRPVEAVPVRCTGDDLEGLFVAWLNTLLAEADIRGFVFSGFEVSIRGLGLSGTARGEPFDPARHEPGVEVKGATYTELAVRETGPGWIAQCVVDV is encoded by the coding sequence ATGGAGACCTTCGAGCACGGCGCCGACATCGGTATCCGCGGCCGGGGGCCCACCTTGGAGGCCGCCTTCGCCGACGCCGCCCGGGCCCTCTTCTCCCTGGTGGTCACCAACCTGGACGCGGTCCGGCCCGTGGAGGCCGTCCCGGTCCGATGCACCGGGGACGACCTCGAGGGACTCTTCGTGGCCTGGCTGAACACGCTGCTGGCCGAGGCCGACATCCGCGGCTTCGTCTTCTCCGGCTTCGAGGTCTCCATCCGCGGGCTCGGGCTCTCCGGGACGGCCCGGGGCGAACCCTTCGACCCCGCCCGCCACGAGCCGGGCGTGGAGGTGAAGGGGGCCACCTACACGGAACTGGCGGTCCGGGAGACCGGCCCGGGGTGGATCGCCCAGTGTGTGGTGGACGTCTGA
- a CDS encoding RtcB family protein: protein MDISNLERIGETQWEIPRQGEMRVPARIFATEDLVRAMDEKVREQLINVACLPGLVGAALAMPDAHWGYGFPIGGVAAFDPEAGGVISVGGVGYDISCGVRTLLTGLTRAEVQPRLEALIDRLFEVVPCGVGSEGKIRLAPDRLDEVLVDGARWAVERGYGTPDDLAHVEEGGRIEGADPACVSDTAKRRQHRQVGTLGSGNHYLEIQYVDEIWHRPSAEALGLREDDVVVAIHCGSRALGHQIGTDYLQVLGRAAKKYAIPIRERELVCAPIRSPEGERYFKAMACGINCALANRQVLTHLVREVFAEILPRAEVRTLYDVSHNTCKVETHVVDGTPRRLYVHRKGATRAFGPGRPEIPAAFRRVGQPCLIGGTMGTCSYILVGLESGERLAWGSACHGAGRAMSRKAALKRWTGRKVVAELAHRGILVRAASYRGAAEEAPGAYKDVTAVVDATDAAGLARKVARVRPMACLKG, encoded by the coding sequence ATGGACATCTCCAACCTGGAAAGGATCGGCGAGACCCAGTGGGAGATCCCACGGCAGGGCGAGATGCGGGTCCCCGCGCGCATCTTCGCCACCGAGGACCTCGTCCGGGCCATGGACGAGAAGGTCCGGGAGCAACTCATCAACGTGGCCTGCCTCCCCGGCCTCGTGGGTGCGGCCCTGGCCATGCCGGACGCCCACTGGGGCTACGGGTTCCCCATCGGCGGGGTGGCGGCCTTCGACCCCGAGGCCGGCGGGGTCATCTCCGTGGGCGGCGTCGGCTACGACATCTCCTGCGGGGTCCGGACCCTGCTCACCGGGCTGACCCGGGCGGAGGTGCAACCCCGCCTCGAGGCCCTCATCGACCGGCTCTTCGAGGTGGTCCCCTGCGGCGTGGGCTCGGAGGGGAAGATCCGCCTCGCCCCGGACCGCCTCGACGAGGTCCTCGTGGACGGCGCCCGCTGGGCGGTGGAAAGGGGCTACGGGACCCCGGACGACCTGGCCCACGTGGAAGAAGGGGGGCGCATCGAGGGCGCCGACCCCGCCTGCGTCTCCGACACCGCCAAGCGCCGCCAGCACCGCCAGGTGGGCACCCTCGGCTCGGGCAACCACTACCTCGAGATCCAGTACGTGGACGAGATCTGGCACCGGCCGTCCGCCGAGGCCCTCGGGCTCCGGGAAGACGACGTGGTGGTGGCCATCCACTGCGGCTCCCGGGCCCTCGGGCACCAGATCGGCACCGACTACCTCCAGGTCCTCGGCCGGGCCGCCAAGAAGTACGCCATCCCCATCCGCGAGCGCGAGCTGGTCTGCGCCCCCATCCGCTCCCCGGAGGGCGAACGCTACTTCAAGGCCATGGCCTGCGGCATCAACTGCGCCCTCGCCAACCGCCAGGTCCTCACCCACCTCGTCCGGGAGGTCTTCGCGGAGATCCTGCCCCGCGCCGAGGTCCGGACCCTCTACGATGTCAGCCACAACACCTGCAAGGTGGAGACCCACGTGGTGGACGGCACGCCCCGGCGCCTCTACGTCCACCGAAAGGGCGCCACCCGGGCCTTCGGCCCGGGCCGGCCGGAGATCCCCGCCGCCTTCCGCCGCGTGGGCCAGCCCTGCCTCATCGGCGGCACCATGGGCACCTGCTCCTACATCCTGGTGGGCCTCGAATCCGGGGAGCGGCTCGCCTGGGGCTCGGCCTGCCACGGGGCGGGGCGCGCCATGAGCCGCAAGGCGGCCCTCAAGCGCTGGACCGGCCGGAAGGTGGTGGCCGAGCTCGCCCACCGGGGCATCCTCGTCCGCGCGGCCA